One Candidatus Nitrososphaera evergladensis SR1 genomic window, AATACCCCATATGGTACGACAACATCAAGCTGGTAGGCGACCACAAGGAGCCGATGGCGCAGGCAAAGAGCCTGATGGAGGACAGGGACCGCTACCTGATATGGCGCTACGAATACGTGCTTGCCTACATTTACGGCACTGCCCACCTTGTCAGGCCGGACGGGCTCGTGCCCAAAAAGAACACGACGTTTGTGAGAGACGAGAAAAGCGGACTTTTGGTGGGCAAGGCCCGCCACACCGGCTACTTTTTCTAAAAGACAAAGATGCAAAATTTTTAAAGGGTCACGCACCACCCCATCCCAAGAATGATTTCCAGCATCGTCATATTCGTGCTGGCCTTTGCGGCTCTTGGCCTCCTGCTTGGCTATGCGTCCGTATTTGACGTCCAGCCGCAGCAGCACGAGCGCGCAGTCAGGGCAGACATAGGCTCAAACAATAACAACGGCACGTCAATCACGCTTGGAGAACAGGTAAACGTGCAAGTGCAGTCAGCAGGCTAGTACACGTACGTTGAGATTCGGCGCCAATGTTTTAACTGGCGGGCGCCAACCTTCTGGCATTGGATCCAAAAAGCCAGAGTGCGGCAGAGCAGTTGATATCGCAGGAAGTTGACGCCGTGGGCGCCAGTCCCGCAAGGGTAAAGGGCAACGGCTGCGCCGCGTGCCACGTCCTTTTCACGCTTGTAGACAAGATGGGCCTGAGCGAAACCGATGCGGCAGATCTTTTGTCGCAGGTCCTGACTGACAGGCCGGCGTTAAACGACCGGTTTATCGAAATGGTGGAGAACATACACATGAAGCAGAGGATGGCAGGAGTTGCGTTTGCGATAAAGACAAGGGAGGCAAAGGACCGCTACATAGACTCGCAGTTTAAGAACTCGCTGGACGAGCTTTTGGGCGATGCTGCAAATTTCGGCGCAGAACTGGCCATGCGCAAGCTGGTCATGACCCATATCTCACTCCAGATCGCCCAGAACCTCGGAATAGACTACCACGCCGCGACAGAAGAACTGTACTACTATATGCGAAAGCGCGACGAAGAAACGCATAGTCAATTGATGCAGCTTGTCAGGTCCATGATAGAAAGGGGCGCAAGGAAATGAAGGAAAAGGGGCAGGCATTTGATCTTGACGACCTCTTGACAAAAATAGACAAGGACAGCTACTGGGTTGATTTCATAAAAATAAGGCACCTTGAGGCAGGCGTGCTCCGGCTGTACCCTAACGAGGAAGACACCCAGACTCCTCACGACGCGGACGAATTGTATTTCGTAGTTGAGGGAAGCGGGTTTATCAGCATGGGCAAGGAGAGCAAGGCGGTGAAAAAAGGCTCGGTGCTGTTCGTGCCGGCAGGCATGCCGCACCACTTTTACGGCAACAGGAACACGCTAGTGGTGCTGTACATGTTTGCAGAATAATAACAGCAAAAGACTCTATTCGGCGTGTGCGCGCATACGTTTTCAGTGGTTCAGAAAAAAACGACAGGAATGAAACTGCGCATATATATCAAGAGGCAACTTTGCCCTTGGCAAGAAATATTTCATGGTTTCCTACCGTCAGGTCTTCCCACACTACAAAGACATCATTTCCAGATATTGATATTGAGGGACATTCTGAAATCCCAGAGTTTTTGCTCAGATTGAAAGGTTGTTGTTGCGCAGATGTGCGATTCCCGCCAAGATTTGAAACAAACATGATCTCTTCGTTGTCAGGCGACAGCGGGACTTGGGCAGCCACATGCAGAGAATAAGCCGCGGTCTCGCTTGTGCCGTTGCCAGTGTTGTTATCATTATCGCCTGATCCTAGCCTCCCATTCATTACCGCAAGCTCGACATTGGAAGGGCTCTTCAGAGACTTGACGCTTGAAGGGCCGGCAAAGGTGCCTCCACCGTCGCTGCTTTGGACGTAAAAGAGGTTCTTTGCAGCCATGGCATCGAGACCTCCCCATATTATGTAGACATCATTATCTCCGTACGCCGCGATCTGGGCTTCGCCCACTACCTCATTCCCACTGCTCAACTTGGCAGCTGAAGAAAAGGCACTCCCGCTGTCTGCGCTCCTTGCAAAGTAGAGTCCTCGTCGCGGATTGTTCTCGCTTTCCATAGCGCTCCACGCAACATACACGTTATCTCCGTACGCCGCGACCTTTGGAAATGCTCTTGAATCGATGCCGCTACTATTGCTGCTGTCCCGTGCAACGGTGACAGGGTCTGCAAACGTGTTTCCATTGTCGCTGCTTGCTCTGAATATTATGACGTTGCCGCCATCATCAGGAGCCTGCTCTTGCCATACTAGGTAGACATTGCTGCCAAAGACTGCCATTTCCTGATTATAGGATGAAACATTTCCAGAGTTGCTTAACACCCGGGGTTCGTCAAAAGTTTTTCCGGCATCACTGCTTTTTGCAAAGAATACTTGTTTTTTCCCAAAGGTATTATCGGTCCAAACGGCAAATACGTTGCTGCCAGACGCGGCAAGCTGAGGATGTTCTGAAAATCCTGCGTTTCTGCTCAGGTTTAATGTCTTGTTGTTAAAAGTCTCCCCGTTGTCTTGGCTTGACTTGAAAAATACATCATAGTTGCTGCCGGCGGCAAGATCCTGGATCGATTCTTGCCATACTACATAGACGCTGTCATTGACGGATGCTACTTGACCATAAACCGAATCGTTGGGATTGTTGGTAAGGTTGATTGCGTCCCTAAATTTCACGCTACTTGTGTTGTTGCTTGTAACAACAGCCGGCTGCCGATTGTTATTACTACCGCCGTGGTCACTACTACCAGTCTGTGGCTCGCTGCCATCATAAGATAATGATGGCAGATTGGCATTTTTGTTCGATAAAGCAAAGGAACCAGAAGAAAAGACGAGCGTTAGGCCCGCAGCGGCAACTATTGCTGCTGCTACTATTATTGTCGTCGCTAGCAATGCAGCACGTCTCATATGGCTTGAATAGCATTTTCTAATATATTATGATGGAGTTGATAGCAGGCGCAAAGAAGCCGGGTAAACCAGAGCCAAAGCAGGACCCGGAATAGGTATAAATCAGCCCTTCTCCGAATGAAAGGAGAACAAGAACATGCCGATTGCCGACGCTACAAAGAAACAGATTGCTCAGCAGCGCAGGCTATACTTCAAGATATGCTTCCACTGCGGTGGCAAAAACCCGATATCTGCGACAAGGTGCAGAAAGTGCCACAACGACCAGATGCGCCTGAAGAACAGGACGCTGGGTGCCAAGAAGTAAAAAGGGCACAAACAGAATACCTCCCCCTCTTTTCACATTTACGTTTTGAGGACTTGCAGACACCATACTGAAAAATCACGAGAAAAGAATTGATGTGCTGTTTCTAGCCGCATACGTATGCGTGCAGAATGCACAGGCATGTCAAAATAATCTCCCCTCTCTGCAAATTTGCTCAGTCGAGAACAACGCAGTTGGCGGTAATTTGCATGTGAGTCTCTGGTTATGGCCACAAAGTCATTATTATCGCCTCATTGCGTATCTACCATCAGGCATGGCCTCAATCGTGCCTGAGCAAGTAGTCAACAACATGTACCCCACTCCCCGCCCGGTGGCATATTATGGCTGTGTCATGCATGGGCGGGGCAGTTTAACAATAAAGACCGCGACTCTTGATTATTAGTATGACTCTAATAGAAATGTATGATTGCTCTTTTGTTAGGGGCTTTTTATACAAAAGAGAGGTATATACTCCATTGAAGCGCTCCGCTAACCGAAGCCGAGTCGAAATTGCTTACGACATTCTAAAGTTGTGCCTCACACCGCAGAAAAAGACGCAGATAATGTACCGGGCAAACCTAAGTTACGAACAGGCCAACTACTACCTGGCTGTTTTTGTTACTAAAGGGCTGCT contains:
- a CDS encoding cupin domain-containing protein, whose translation is MKEKGQAFDLDDLLTKIDKDSYWVDFIKIRHLEAGVLRLYPNEEDTQTPHDADELYFVVEGSGFISMGKESKAVKKGSVLFVPAGMPHHFYGNRNTLVVLYMFAE
- a CDS encoding sialidase family protein, with the translated sequence MRRAALLATTIIVAAAIVAAAGLTLVFSSGSFALSNKNANLPSLSYDGSEPQTGSSDHGGSNNNRQPAVVTSNNTSSVKFRDAINLTNNPNDSVYGQVASVNDSVYVVWQESIQDLAAGSNYDVFFKSSQDNGETFNNKTLNLSRNAGFSEHPQLAASGSNVFAVWTDNTFGKKQVFFAKSSDAGKTFDEPRVLSNSGNVSSYNQEMAVFGSNVYLVWQEQAPDDGGNVIIFRASSDNGNTFADPVTVARDSSNSSGIDSRAFPKVAAYGDNVYVAWSAMESENNPRRGLYFARSADSGSAFSSAAKLSSGNEVVGEAQIAAYGDNDVYIIWGGLDAMAAKNLFYVQSSDGGGTFAGPSSVKSLKSPSNVELAVMNGRLGSGDNDNNTGNGTSETAAYSLHVAAQVPLSPDNEEIMFVSNLGGNRTSAQQQPFNLSKNSGISECPSISISGNDVFVVWEDLTVGNHEIFLAKGKVAS
- a CDS encoding winged helix-turn-helix domain-containing protein, translated to MKRSANRSRVEIAYDILKLCLTPQKKTQIMYRANLSYEQANYYLAVFVTKGLLEQNMRQGVNDQGYRQYLITTQKGRDVLQGLANAIELLDSIFATTTTKIQASA
- a CDS encoding 50S ribosomal protein L40e; this translates as MPIADATKKQIAQQRRLYFKICFHCGGKNPISATRCRKCHNDQMRLKNRTLGAKK